From a single Glycine soja cultivar W05 chromosome 19, ASM419377v2, whole genome shotgun sequence genomic region:
- the LOC114399503 gene encoding BRO1 domain-containing protein BROX homolog isoform X3, which yields MLDALLERMGCTYSVYRKKKSSFPEVVVFVPSTRIPVQSDLQRMVKGVIPRDLADKLTSLRNQIVLIAEDTGGSAIAELRRALKEYLSVLIGLTKKEYGPEGLIDFKWKNLEDGRQDSSISNTWFEVLSSVHLMAMLTLSDADSLMIPKDPSGSGFRVVSSDSKREAIDLLLKASGYLEFCVRDVLTRIPAETKKTFPHDLQEGVLEAIAIQTLGQGTEIQLGLAVESQKATLSVKRRLACEQLIYFTQAYHCLSGCDINQGHGRKQIRFIKWKFLEAKAAAYYYHGLILDKGSEPSIHIGSVSCFLAAEELLAESKKACLSFCLAPPVTRGLQSLPDLPEFQLSLRPDDYELPEIDPAWDSENWESLGQPLKEHLRDSDEHDENPTD from the exons ATGCTA GATGCTTTGCTTGAAAGGATGGGGTGCACTTACTCTGTGTATAGGAAGAAAAAATCAAGCTTCCCTGAAGTGGTGGTCTTTGTTCCATCAACAAGAATTCCGGTTCAATCTGATCTCCAAAGGATGGTCAAGGGTGTAATTCCAAGGGATCTTGCTGATAAATTAACTTCACTAAGGAATCAGATAGTGTTGATTGCAGAGGATACTG GTGGGTCAGCTATAGCTGAATTGCGGCGAGCTTTGAAAGAATATTTGTCTGTTCTGATTGGACTTACAAAGAAAG AGTATGGTCCTGAAGGACTAATAGATTTCAAGTGgaaaaatttagaagatgggAGACAA GATAGCAGTATATCAAATACCTGGTTTGAGGTGCTATCTTCAGTTCACCTTATGGCTATGCTGACACTCTCTGACGCTGACTCACTGATGATTCCAAAGGATCCCTCAGGGTCTGGATTCAGGGTTGTATCTTCAG ATAGCAAGAGGGAAGCAATTGATTTGTTACTCAAGGCATCAGGATACCTGGAGTTCTGTGTAAGGGATGTTCTTACTCGGATACCTGCTGAAACAAA GAAAACTTTTCCCCACGACTTACAGGAAGGTGTATTGGAGGCTATTGCTATTCAAACACTAGGCCAG GGAACTGAGATTCAACTTGGTCTTGCGGTGGAAAGTCAGAAGGCAACTTTGTCTGTGAAGAGGAGGTTGGCATGTGAACAGCTGATTTACTTTACTCAG GCTTATCACTGCTTGTCAGGATGCGACATCAACCAAGGGCATGGAAGGAAGCAAATTCGATTTATCAAATGGAAGTTCCTTGAAGCCAAG GCTGCAGCCTACTACTACCATGGTCTGATCCTTGACAAGGGTAGTGAACCAAGCATCCACATTGGTTCTGTGTCTTGTTTTCTTGCTGCAGAAGAGCTTCTGGCTGAAAGCAAGAAGGCCTGCTTAAGCTTTTGTCTTGCACCTCCAGTGACAAG GGGTCTTCAATCATTGCCAGACCTTCCTGAGTTCCAATTATCATTACGTCCAGATGACTATGAATTGCCTGAAATTGATCCGGCATGGGATAGTGAAAACTGGGAATCTCTTGGGCAGCCATTGAAGGAGCACCTTAGAGATAGTGATGAGCATGATGAGAATCCAACTGattga
- the LOC114399503 gene encoding uncharacterized protein LOC114399503 isoform X1: MLDALLERMGCTYSVYRKKKSSFPEVVVFVPSTRIPVQSDLQRMVKGVIPRDLADKLTSLRNQIVLIAEDTGGSAIAELRRALKEYLSVLIGLTKKEYGPEGLIDFKWKNLEDGRQDSSISNTWFEVLSSVHLMAMLTLSDADSLMIPKDPSGSGFRVVSSDSKREAIDLLLKASGYLEFCVRDVLTRIPAETKKTFPHDLQEGVLEAIAIQTLGQGTEIQLGLAVESQKATLSVKRRLACEQLIYFTQAYHCLSGCDINQGHGRKQIRFIKWKFLEAKAAAYYYHGLILDKGSEPSIHIGSVSCFLAAEELLAESKKACLSFCLAPPVTRAPPLWGAMKFLHQKIPEVASRKSQMYGYLWEQEKGLQSLPDLPEFQLSLRPDDYELPEIDPAWDSENWESLGQPLKEHLRDSDEHDENPTD, from the exons ATGCTA GATGCTTTGCTTGAAAGGATGGGGTGCACTTACTCTGTGTATAGGAAGAAAAAATCAAGCTTCCCTGAAGTGGTGGTCTTTGTTCCATCAACAAGAATTCCGGTTCAATCTGATCTCCAAAGGATGGTCAAGGGTGTAATTCCAAGGGATCTTGCTGATAAATTAACTTCACTAAGGAATCAGATAGTGTTGATTGCAGAGGATACTG GTGGGTCAGCTATAGCTGAATTGCGGCGAGCTTTGAAAGAATATTTGTCTGTTCTGATTGGACTTACAAAGAAAG AGTATGGTCCTGAAGGACTAATAGATTTCAAGTGgaaaaatttagaagatgggAGACAA GATAGCAGTATATCAAATACCTGGTTTGAGGTGCTATCTTCAGTTCACCTTATGGCTATGCTGACACTCTCTGACGCTGACTCACTGATGATTCCAAAGGATCCCTCAGGGTCTGGATTCAGGGTTGTATCTTCAG ATAGCAAGAGGGAAGCAATTGATTTGTTACTCAAGGCATCAGGATACCTGGAGTTCTGTGTAAGGGATGTTCTTACTCGGATACCTGCTGAAACAAA GAAAACTTTTCCCCACGACTTACAGGAAGGTGTATTGGAGGCTATTGCTATTCAAACACTAGGCCAG GGAACTGAGATTCAACTTGGTCTTGCGGTGGAAAGTCAGAAGGCAACTTTGTCTGTGAAGAGGAGGTTGGCATGTGAACAGCTGATTTACTTTACTCAG GCTTATCACTGCTTGTCAGGATGCGACATCAACCAAGGGCATGGAAGGAAGCAAATTCGATTTATCAAATGGAAGTTCCTTGAAGCCAAG GCTGCAGCCTACTACTACCATGGTCTGATCCTTGACAAGGGTAGTGAACCAAGCATCCACATTGGTTCTGTGTCTTGTTTTCTTGCTGCAGAAGAGCTTCTGGCTGAAAGCAAGAAGGCCTGCTTAAGCTTTTGTCTTGCACCTCCAGTGACAAG GGCTCCTCCACTCTGGGGTGCTATGAAATTTTTACACCAGAAAATTCCTGAAGTTGCATCAAGGAAGTCCCAGATGTATGGTTACCTCTGGGAGCAAGAGAA GGGTCTTCAATCATTGCCAGACCTTCCTGAGTTCCAATTATCATTACGTCCAGATGACTATGAATTGCCTGAAATTGATCCGGCATGGGATAGTGAAAACTGGGAATCTCTTGGGCAGCCATTGAAGGAGCACCTTAGAGATAGTGATGAGCATGATGAGAATCCAACTGattga
- the LOC114399503 gene encoding uncharacterized protein LOC114399503 isoform X2, with translation MGCTYSVYRKKKSSFPEVVVFVPSTRIPVQSDLQRMVKGVIPRDLADKLTSLRNQIVLIAEDTGGSAIAELRRALKEYLSVLIGLTKKEYGPEGLIDFKWKNLEDGRQDSSISNTWFEVLSSVHLMAMLTLSDADSLMIPKDPSGSGFRVVSSDSKREAIDLLLKASGYLEFCVRDVLTRIPAETKKTFPHDLQEGVLEAIAIQTLGQGTEIQLGLAVESQKATLSVKRRLACEQLIYFTQAYHCLSGCDINQGHGRKQIRFIKWKFLEAKAAAYYYHGLILDKGSEPSIHIGSVSCFLAAEELLAESKKACLSFCLAPPVTRAPPLWGAMKFLHQKIPEVASRKSQMYGYLWEQEKGLQSLPDLPEFQLSLRPDDYELPEIDPAWDSENWESLGQPLKEHLRDSDEHDENPTD, from the exons ATGGGGTGCACTTACTCTGTGTATAGGAAGAAAAAATCAAGCTTCCCTGAAGTGGTGGTCTTTGTTCCATCAACAAGAATTCCGGTTCAATCTGATCTCCAAAGGATGGTCAAGGGTGTAATTCCAAGGGATCTTGCTGATAAATTAACTTCACTAAGGAATCAGATAGTGTTGATTGCAGAGGATACTG GTGGGTCAGCTATAGCTGAATTGCGGCGAGCTTTGAAAGAATATTTGTCTGTTCTGATTGGACTTACAAAGAAAG AGTATGGTCCTGAAGGACTAATAGATTTCAAGTGgaaaaatttagaagatgggAGACAA GATAGCAGTATATCAAATACCTGGTTTGAGGTGCTATCTTCAGTTCACCTTATGGCTATGCTGACACTCTCTGACGCTGACTCACTGATGATTCCAAAGGATCCCTCAGGGTCTGGATTCAGGGTTGTATCTTCAG ATAGCAAGAGGGAAGCAATTGATTTGTTACTCAAGGCATCAGGATACCTGGAGTTCTGTGTAAGGGATGTTCTTACTCGGATACCTGCTGAAACAAA GAAAACTTTTCCCCACGACTTACAGGAAGGTGTATTGGAGGCTATTGCTATTCAAACACTAGGCCAG GGAACTGAGATTCAACTTGGTCTTGCGGTGGAAAGTCAGAAGGCAACTTTGTCTGTGAAGAGGAGGTTGGCATGTGAACAGCTGATTTACTTTACTCAG GCTTATCACTGCTTGTCAGGATGCGACATCAACCAAGGGCATGGAAGGAAGCAAATTCGATTTATCAAATGGAAGTTCCTTGAAGCCAAG GCTGCAGCCTACTACTACCATGGTCTGATCCTTGACAAGGGTAGTGAACCAAGCATCCACATTGGTTCTGTGTCTTGTTTTCTTGCTGCAGAAGAGCTTCTGGCTGAAAGCAAGAAGGCCTGCTTAAGCTTTTGTCTTGCACCTCCAGTGACAAG GGCTCCTCCACTCTGGGGTGCTATGAAATTTTTACACCAGAAAATTCCTGAAGTTGCATCAAGGAAGTCCCAGATGTATGGTTACCTCTGGGAGCAAGAGAA GGGTCTTCAATCATTGCCAGACCTTCCTGAGTTCCAATTATCATTACGTCCAGATGACTATGAATTGCCTGAAATTGATCCGGCATGGGATAGTGAAAACTGGGAATCTCTTGGGCAGCCATTGAAGGAGCACCTTAGAGATAGTGATGAGCATGATGAGAATCCAACTGattga